In one Gopherus evgoodei ecotype Sinaloan lineage chromosome 1, rGopEvg1_v1.p, whole genome shotgun sequence genomic region, the following are encoded:
- the LOC115648201 gene encoding olfactory receptor 52K1-like: protein MSDSNTTRCSNPSTFILLGIPGLEEAHIWISIPFCTMYSIAILGNFTILFIVKTEPSLHVPMYYFLCMLAVTDLVLSTSTLPKMLSIFWFNSREINFIACLTQMYFLRSFSVMESGIFVAMAADRYVAICHPLRHSTTMTNHMVFKVGLTIVLRGAILVLPYPFLTRRWLYCRTNIIMHTYCDHMAVVKLACAETRVNSYYGLFVAFFVPGLDVFFIAVSYILILRAIFSPPTKDAQLKTFGTCVSHLCAILTFYIPVIFSSLMYRFGHDVALWFHVAIANVYLLVPPMLNPIIYGIMTKQIRKWLLRLVIHKGT, encoded by the coding sequence atgtcagattccaacacaaccaGGTGcagcaacccctccaccttcatcctactgggaattcctggcctggaggaagCCCacatctggatctccatccccttctgcaccatgtactccatagccatcttggggaacttcaccatcctgttcatcgtGAAGACGGAGCCGAGCCTCCATGttcccatgtactatttcctctgcatgctggccgtCACCGATCTGGTCCTATCCACGTCCACCCTGCCCAAAATGTTGAGCAttttctggttcaattccagggagatcaatTTCattgcctgcctcacccagatgtacttccTTCGCAGCTTCTCTGTGATGGAGTCAGGAATCTTTGTTGCCATGGCAGCggatcgctatgtggccatctgccatcccctgagacattccaccaccatGACAAACCACATGGTGTTCAAGGTTGGCCTGACCATAGTGCTGCGTGGTGCCATTCTGGTACTGCCTTATCCCTTCCTGACAAGGCGGTGGctatattgcagaaccaacatcatcaTGCATACGTATTGTGATCACATGGCcgtggtgaagctggcctgcgCCGAAACACGTGTTAATAGTTATTATGGTCTCTTTGTGGCATTCTTTGTGCCTGGTCTGGATGTGTTTTTTATTGCCGTGTCCTATATTctgatcctcagggccatcttcagcccCCCCACAAAGGACGCCCAGCTCAAGACTTTTGGGACCtgtgtctcccacctctgtgccatcttaaccttttacatcccAGTTATCTTCTCCTCTCTCATGTACCGTTTTGGCCACGATGTGGCCCTATGGTTTCATGTTGCCATTGCCAATGTGTACCTCCTGGTGCCtcccatgctaaaccccatcatctatgggATAATGACTAAACAGATCCGGAAATGGCTTCTCCGGCTTGTTATTCATAAAGGGACCTAA